The following coding sequences lie in one Burkholderia cepacia genomic window:
- a CDS encoding ureidoglycolate lyase, whose product MKTLVIEPLTKEAFAPFGDVVETDGAKQIPINLGTTIRFHDLAKVDVTDEDGRTLVNLFRGQPRTLPFEVKMLERHPLGSQAFVPLNDQPYLVVVAPAGDLDPAKIRAFVTSGWQGVNYAKGVWHHPLIALGGVSDFIVVDRGGDGLNLNEQDLQESLWLTDEALAALTA is encoded by the coding sequence ATGAAGACGCTTGTTATCGAACCGCTGACCAAGGAAGCCTTCGCGCCGTTCGGCGACGTGGTCGAAACGGACGGGGCGAAGCAGATCCCGATCAACCTCGGCACGACGATCCGCTTTCACGATCTCGCGAAAGTCGACGTGACCGATGAAGACGGTCGCACGCTCGTCAATCTGTTCCGCGGCCAGCCGCGCACGCTGCCGTTCGAAGTGAAGATGCTGGAGCGCCACCCGCTCGGCAGCCAGGCATTCGTGCCGCTGAACGACCAGCCGTATCTCGTCGTCGTGGCGCCCGCGGGCGATCTCGATCCGGCGAAGATCCGCGCATTCGTGACGAGCGGCTGGCAAGGCGTCAATTACGCGAAGGGCGTGTGGCATCACCCGCTGATCGCGCTCGGCGGCGTCAGCGACTTCATCGTCGTCGATCGCGGCGGAGACGGCCTGAACCTCAACGAGCAGGACCTGCAGGAATCGCTGTGGCTCACCGACGAGGCGCTCGCCGCGCTGACTGCCTGA
- a CDS encoding NCS1 family nucleobase:cation symporter-1 → MAQFSVAHESAYPAEEGGEGGDPTLPNGYSERLYNEDLAPLKNQTWGSYNIFAFWMSDVHSVGGYVFAGSLFALGLTSWQVLIALIVGIGLVNVLCNLIARPSQQIGVPYPVACRATFGVLGANVPAVIRGLIAIAWYGIQTYLASSALVIVVLKFFPQWLPYADVHRYGFLGLSAVGWAGFMLLWVLQAFVFWNGMETIKKFIDFAGPAVYVVMFILAGYMVWRAGWRNIGINLGGVKYHGAEVIPVMITAVSLVVSYFSGPMLNFGDFSRYCRSFGEVKRGNFWGLPVNFLAFSLVTVITTAATLPVFGELITDPVETVGRIDHPTAVILGALTFTIATIGINIVANFVSPAFDFSNVAPKLISWRAGGMLAAVASIFITPWNLFNNPAVIHYTLDVLGAFIGPLYGVLIADFYLVKRGRLVRDDLYTMSESGTYWYTGGVNRRAVAALLPAAVIAIVCVMVPGWQGVANFSWFIGAGLGFVFYRLLVSTKA, encoded by the coding sequence ATGGCTCAGTTCAGTGTGGCGCACGAGAGCGCCTATCCGGCGGAAGAAGGCGGCGAGGGCGGCGATCCGACACTGCCGAATGGGTACAGTGAACGTCTGTACAACGAAGATTTGGCACCCCTGAAGAATCAGACATGGGGTTCGTACAACATCTTCGCATTCTGGATGTCGGACGTACACAGCGTCGGCGGCTACGTGTTCGCGGGCAGCCTGTTCGCGCTCGGGCTGACGAGCTGGCAGGTGCTGATCGCGCTGATCGTCGGCATCGGCCTCGTGAACGTGCTGTGCAACCTGATCGCACGGCCGAGCCAGCAGATCGGCGTGCCGTATCCGGTCGCATGCCGCGCGACGTTCGGCGTGCTCGGCGCGAACGTGCCGGCCGTGATCCGCGGGCTGATCGCGATCGCGTGGTACGGCATCCAGACCTATCTCGCATCGAGCGCGCTCGTGATCGTCGTGCTGAAGTTCTTCCCGCAATGGCTGCCGTACGCGGACGTCCATCGCTACGGCTTCCTCGGGCTGTCGGCGGTCGGCTGGGCCGGTTTCATGCTGCTGTGGGTGCTGCAGGCGTTCGTGTTCTGGAACGGGATGGAGACGATCAAGAAGTTCATCGACTTCGCGGGCCCGGCCGTCTACGTCGTGATGTTCATCCTCGCCGGCTACATGGTGTGGCGCGCGGGCTGGCGCAACATCGGCATCAACCTCGGCGGCGTCAAGTATCACGGCGCGGAGGTGATCCCGGTGATGATCACGGCCGTGTCGCTGGTCGTGTCGTACTTCTCCGGGCCGATGCTGAACTTCGGCGACTTCTCGCGCTACTGCCGCTCGTTCGGCGAAGTGAAGCGCGGCAATTTCTGGGGGCTGCCGGTCAACTTCCTCGCGTTCTCGCTCGTCACGGTGATCACGACGGCAGCGACGTTGCCGGTGTTCGGCGAACTCATCACCGACCCGGTCGAGACGGTCGGCCGCATCGATCACCCGACCGCGGTGATCCTCGGCGCGCTGACGTTCACGATCGCGACGATCGGCATCAACATCGTCGCGAACTTCGTGTCGCCCGCGTTCGACTTCTCGAACGTCGCACCGAAGCTGATCAGCTGGCGCGCGGGCGGGATGCTCGCCGCCGTCGCGTCGATCTTCATCACGCCGTGGAACCTGTTCAACAACCCGGCCGTGATCCACTACACGCTCGACGTGCTCGGCGCGTTCATCGGCCCGCTGTACGGCGTGCTGATCGCCGACTTCTACCTCGTCAAGCGCGGCCGGCTCGTACGCGACGACCTGTACACGATGTCGGAAAGCGGCACGTACTGGTACACGGGCGGCGTGAACCGCCGTGCGGTCGCCGCGCTGCTGCCGGCCGCGGTGATCGCGATCGTCTGCGTGATGGTGCCGGGCTGGCAGGGCGTCGCGAACTTCTCGTGGTTCATCGGCGCGGGGCTCGGCTTCGTGTTCTACCGGCTGCTCGTGAGCACGAAAGCGTGA
- the uraD gene encoding 2-oxo-4-hydroxy-4-carboxy-5-ureidoimidazoline decarboxylase yields the protein MKAMRYTLEQLNTMAPSAFVAALSGIFEHSPWVAEVAASERPFASIDALHKTMSGAVEAGGEVRQLALINAHPELAGKAAVRGELTAESTREQSGAGLDQCTQEEFDKLLTLNRTYREKFGFPFILAVRGYDRHGIIANFESRVNHSRTEELRASLDQIYRIARFRLDDLIDA from the coding sequence ATGAAGGCGATGCGCTACACGTTGGAACAACTGAACACGATGGCGCCGAGCGCATTTGTCGCGGCACTGTCGGGGATCTTCGAACATTCGCCGTGGGTGGCCGAGGTCGCCGCGAGCGAGCGGCCGTTCGCGAGCATCGACGCGTTGCACAAGACGATGTCGGGTGCGGTGGAAGCCGGCGGCGAAGTGCGCCAGCTCGCGCTGATCAACGCTCACCCGGAGCTGGCCGGCAAGGCTGCCGTGCGCGGCGAGCTGACGGCCGAGTCGACGCGCGAGCAGAGCGGCGCGGGCCTCGACCAGTGCACGCAGGAAGAGTTCGACAAGCTGCTGACGCTGAACCGCACGTATCGCGAGAAGTTCGGCTTCCCGTTCATCCTCGCGGTGCGCGGCTATGACCGTCACGGCATCATCGCGAACTTCGAGTCGCGCGTGAATCATTCGCGCACCGAGGAACTGCGTGCGAGCCTCGACCAGATCTACCGCATCGCGCGCTTCCGCCTCGACGACCTGATCGACGCCTGA
- the puuE gene encoding allantoinase PuuE, with amino-acid sequence MSLDPNYPRDLIGYGRHPVQANWPGRARVAVQFVLNYEEGGENCVLHGDPGSEQFLSEIVGAAAYPDRHMSMESIYEYGSRAGVWRILREFEKRGMPLTVFGVGMAIERHPELARAFVELGHEIACHGWRWIHYQSMAPELEAEHMRLGMEAIERVTGERPLGWYTGRDSPNTHRLVAEHGGFLYDSDNYGDDLPFWMDVEVSGGKTLPQLIVPYTLDTNDMRFATPQGFNTGDHFFDYLRDAFDVLYAEGDEAPKMLSIGMHCRLLGRPGRFRGLQRFLDHIEKHDRVWVTRRVDIARHWREHHPYQPNHQNEGKA; translated from the coding sequence ATGTCACTCGATCCCAACTATCCTCGCGACCTGATCGGCTACGGCCGCCATCCCGTTCAGGCGAACTGGCCGGGGCGCGCCCGCGTCGCCGTGCAATTCGTGCTGAACTACGAGGAGGGTGGCGAGAACTGCGTGCTGCACGGCGATCCGGGCTCCGAACAGTTCCTGTCCGAAATCGTCGGCGCGGCCGCGTATCCGGACCGCCACATGAGCATGGAGTCGATCTACGAATACGGTTCGCGGGCCGGCGTGTGGCGCATCCTGCGCGAATTCGAGAAGCGCGGGATGCCGCTGACGGTATTCGGCGTCGGCATGGCGATCGAGCGTCATCCGGAGCTCGCGCGCGCATTCGTCGAGCTGGGCCATGAAATCGCGTGCCACGGCTGGCGCTGGATCCACTACCAGAGCATGGCGCCGGAACTCGAAGCCGAGCACATGCGCCTCGGGATGGAAGCGATCGAGCGCGTGACGGGCGAGCGCCCGCTCGGCTGGTACACCGGCCGCGACAGTCCCAATACGCACCGCCTGGTCGCCGAACACGGCGGTTTCCTGTACGACTCCGACAACTACGGCGACGACCTGCCGTTCTGGATGGACGTCGAAGTGTCGGGCGGCAAGACGTTGCCGCAGCTGATCGTGCCGTACACGCTCGACACGAACGACATGCGCTTCGCGACGCCGCAGGGCTTCAACACCGGCGATCACTTCTTCGACTACCTGCGCGACGCATTCGACGTGCTGTACGCGGAGGGCGACGAGGCGCCGAAGATGCTGTCGATCGGCATGCACTGCCGGTTGCTCGGCCGGCCGGGCCGGTTCCGCGGGCTGCAGCGTTTCCTCGACCACATCGAGAAGCACGATCGCGTATGGGTGACGCGCCGTGTCGATATCGCGCGTCACTGGCGTGAACATCATCCGTATCAGCCCAATCATCAAAACGAAGGGAAAGCATGA
- a CDS encoding aspartate/glutamate racemase family protein, whose translation MKIRLINPNTTQRMTDAMGRCAREVAAAGTEIVAVSPPMGPPSIEGYYDEALATPGLLAEIAQGERDGCDAYVIACFGDPGLYAARELARGPVIGIAEAAMHAASVLAPGFSVVTTLARTCGMAWHLAERYGMKRFCRNVRATDVAVLELDRPGSAARRIIVDECRRALDEDGADAIVLGCAGMAEFAHEIEQQIGAPVVEGVTAAVKWAEALVALRLATAKRGDFARPLPKRYDGAFARFSPPDGDAGEPVPNLPQPHIHTV comes from the coding sequence ATGAAGATCCGACTGATCAATCCGAATACGACGCAGCGGATGACCGACGCGATGGGTCGCTGCGCGCGCGAGGTCGCGGCCGCCGGCACGGAGATCGTGGCGGTGAGCCCGCCGATGGGGCCGCCGTCGATCGAAGGGTATTACGACGAGGCGCTCGCGACGCCGGGGCTGCTCGCCGAGATCGCGCAGGGCGAGCGCGACGGCTGCGACGCGTACGTGATCGCGTGCTTCGGCGACCCGGGTCTGTACGCGGCGCGCGAGCTCGCGCGCGGGCCGGTGATCGGCATCGCCGAGGCCGCGATGCACGCGGCGAGCGTGCTCGCGCCGGGCTTCTCGGTCGTCACGACGCTCGCGCGCACCTGCGGAATGGCGTGGCACCTCGCGGAGCGCTACGGAATGAAGCGCTTCTGCCGCAACGTGCGCGCGACCGACGTCGCGGTGCTCGAGCTCGACCGGCCCGGCTCGGCCGCGCGCCGGATCATCGTCGACGAATGCCGGCGCGCGCTCGACGAGGACGGCGCCGACGCGATCGTGCTCGGTTGCGCGGGGATGGCCGAATTCGCGCACGAGATCGAGCAGCAGATCGGCGCGCCGGTGGTCGAGGGCGTCACGGCGGCCGTCAAATGGGCCGAGGCGCTCGTCGCGCTGCGCCTCGCGACCGCGAAACGCGGCGATTTCGCCCGGCCGCTGCCGAAGCGCTACGACGGCGCATTCGCCCGCTTCAGCCCGCCGGACGGGGATGCGGGGGAACCGGTCCCGAATTTGCCGCAACCGCACATACACACCGTCTGA
- the alc gene encoding allantoicase, which translates to MAVPLLDPNAPDFTRRYVNLADPRLGAQALEASDDFFAPKDRMLNPEPAVFIPGKYDDHGKWMDGWETRRKRTTGYDWCIVKLARPGVIKGFDIDTSHFTGNFPPAASIEAAFVADGAPTHATEWVEIVPSTTLQGNSHHYVETSDARAFTHLRVNIYPDGGIARLRVYGQPQLDWAGASATEQFDLAAMENGGYVVAANNQHFGVASNLLLPGRGVNMGDGWETRRRREPGNDWAIIALAQPGVIRKIEVDTAFFKGNYPDRCSIQAAYVSGGTDSSLITQSMFWPVLLGEQKLQMDKQHYFEHDIASLGPVTHVRLNIIPDGGVSRLRLWGTLDK; encoded by the coding sequence ATGGCTGTTCCGCTTCTCGATCCCAACGCACCCGATTTCACGCGGCGCTACGTGAATCTTGCCGACCCGCGTCTCGGTGCGCAGGCGCTCGAGGCCAGCGACGATTTCTTCGCGCCGAAGGACCGGATGCTGAACCCCGAGCCGGCCGTATTCATTCCCGGCAAGTATGACGACCACGGCAAGTGGATGGATGGCTGGGAAACGCGCCGCAAGCGCACGACGGGCTATGACTGGTGCATCGTCAAGCTCGCGCGCCCGGGCGTGATCAAGGGCTTCGACATCGACACGAGCCACTTCACCGGCAACTTCCCGCCGGCCGCGTCGATCGAGGCCGCGTTCGTGGCCGACGGTGCGCCGACGCATGCGACCGAGTGGGTCGAGATCGTGCCGTCGACGACGCTGCAGGGCAACAGCCATCACTACGTCGAAACGAGCGACGCGCGTGCGTTCACGCACCTGCGCGTGAACATCTACCCGGACGGCGGCATTGCGCGCCTGCGCGTGTATGGCCAGCCGCAGCTCGACTGGGCCGGCGCGAGCGCGACCGAGCAGTTCGATCTCGCGGCGATGGAAAACGGCGGTTACGTCGTGGCCGCGAACAACCAGCACTTCGGCGTCGCATCGAACCTGCTGCTGCCGGGCCGTGGCGTGAACATGGGCGACGGCTGGGAAACCCGCCGCCGCCGCGAACCGGGCAACGACTGGGCGATCATCGCGCTCGCGCAGCCGGGCGTGATCCGCAAGATCGAAGTCGATACCGCGTTCTTCAAGGGCAACTACCCGGACCGCTGCTCGATCCAGGCCGCGTACGTGTCGGGCGGCACGGACAGCTCGCTGATCACGCAGTCGATGTTCTGGCCGGTGCTGCTCGGCGAGCAGAAGCTGCAGATGGACAAGCAGCACTATTTCGAACACGACATCGCGTCGCTCGGCCCTGTCACGCACGTGCGACTGAACATCATTCCGGACGGTGGCGTGTCGCGCCTGCGTCTGTGGGGGACGCTCGACAAATGA
- a CDS encoding GntR family transcriptional regulator, whose protein sequence is MQIMNEPDSQPSGVAGPEAIAERIRTAILEHRLAPGAKLTEAQLCDVFGVKRGTIRQALAQLATDKLVELEPNRGAFVASPTLQDVHEVFEMRRIIELAVVERLATGPGAKRLKGVAALIDKERRAFERHDFAAWIRLSGEFHTTLATLMGNATLSECLEGLVARSTLMSALYESHGRSPCSCDDHDEILAALEAGDPKQAATLMARHLQHVELKILDRPAQGQVDLREVFGGA, encoded by the coding sequence ATGCAGATCATGAACGAGCCCGATTCCCAGCCGTCCGGCGTAGCCGGCCCCGAAGCGATCGCCGAGCGGATCCGCACCGCGATCCTCGAGCATCGGCTCGCGCCCGGCGCGAAGCTGACGGAGGCGCAGCTCTGCGATGTGTTCGGCGTGAAGCGCGGGACGATCCGCCAGGCGCTCGCTCAGCTCGCGACCGACAAGCTGGTCGAGCTCGAGCCGAACCGCGGTGCGTTCGTCGCGAGCCCGACGCTGCAGGACGTGCACGAGGTGTTCGAGATGCGCCGGATCATCGAGCTTGCGGTGGTCGAGCGGCTTGCAACCGGGCCCGGCGCGAAGCGGCTGAAAGGCGTTGCTGCGTTGATCGACAAGGAACGCAGGGCGTTCGAGCGGCACGACTTCGCGGCGTGGATCCGGCTGTCGGGCGAATTTCACACGACGCTCGCCACGCTGATGGGCAATGCGACGCTCAGCGAGTGCCTCGAAGGGCTCGTCGCACGCTCGACGCTGATGTCGGCACTGTACGAATCGCACGGGCGCAGCCCGTGCTCGTGCGACGACCACGACGAGATCCTCGCCGCGCTGGAGGCGGGCGATCCGAAGCAGGCGGCGACGCTGATGGCGCGCCACCTGCAGCATGTCGAACTGAAGATTCTCGACCGGCCCGCGCAAGGGCAGGTCGATTTGCGCGAAGTGTTCGGCGGCGCCTGA
- a CDS encoding LysR family transcriptional regulator, producing the protein MDRFDAMQAFARVVEAGSFTKAAETLHMSRTTVTQLVQQLEARLRVKLFNRTTRKVVVTADGAAYYDRVVRLLADMDDAETSLSVASASPRGRLRVDVPSPFARLILIPALPAFHARYPDIQLDMGVSDRVVDVIGENVDCVVRGGEPTDRSLVARQVGDLRLGVYASPAYLARAGTPAHPDELEDTHHRIVGFLWARTGKALPFAMACDGKQITVRGRYVLAVDDGNAYLEAGLAGMGILWLPDYMAHTYRSRGELVPLFERWQLEPMPMYVAFPPNRHVSAKLRVFIDWVAELMAQHAPVAIRRRGGHGSRSARNNAAT; encoded by the coding sequence ATGGATCGATTCGATGCAATGCAGGCGTTCGCCCGCGTGGTGGAAGCCGGCAGCTTCACAAAGGCCGCCGAGACGCTGCACATGAGCCGCACCACCGTCACGCAACTGGTGCAGCAGCTCGAAGCTCGGCTGCGCGTGAAGCTGTTCAACCGCACGACGCGCAAGGTCGTCGTCACGGCCGACGGCGCCGCGTACTACGACCGCGTGGTGCGGCTGCTGGCCGACATGGACGACGCCGAAACGAGCCTGTCGGTTGCATCCGCATCGCCCCGCGGGCGGCTGCGCGTGGACGTGCCGAGCCCGTTCGCGCGCCTGATCCTGATCCCCGCGCTGCCCGCGTTCCATGCGCGCTATCCGGACATCCAGCTCGACATGGGCGTGAGCGACCGCGTGGTGGACGTGATCGGCGAAAACGTCGACTGCGTCGTGCGCGGCGGCGAACCGACCGACCGGTCGCTGGTCGCGCGGCAGGTCGGCGACCTGCGGCTCGGCGTGTATGCGTCGCCGGCCTATCTCGCTCGCGCCGGCACGCCGGCGCATCCGGACGAACTGGAGGACACCCATCACCGGATCGTCGGGTTCCTGTGGGCACGCACCGGCAAGGCGTTGCCGTTTGCGATGGCATGCGACGGCAAGCAGATCACCGTGCGCGGACGCTACGTGCTGGCGGTCGACGACGGCAATGCGTACCTCGAGGCCGGCCTCGCCGGGATGGGCATTCTGTGGCTGCCCGACTACATGGCCCACACGTATCGCTCCCGTGGCGAACTGGTGCCGCTGTTCGAGCGATGGCAGCTCGAACCGATGCCGATGTACGTCGCGTTCCCGCCAAACCGGCACGTCAGCGCGAAGCTGCGCGTCTTCATCGACTGGGTCGCCGAGCTGATGGCGCAGCATGCACCGGTCGCGATCCGGCGCCGCGGCGGCCACGGTTCGCGCAGCGCGCGCAACAACGCGGCGACCTGA